Proteins encoded in a region of the Streptomyces violaceoruber genome:
- a CDS encoding AfsR/SARP family transcriptional regulator, with amino-acid sequence MEAVTFGVLGAVTARRGSHALALKGPRHHAVLARLILARRRVVPVARLVEDLWDAPPPRAVGAVRTFVGDLRRALEPDRPPRAPARLLVTEGPGYALRAAPDTVDAWRFEAAVAEADRLPAAQAPERLRAALGEWRGPAYAGFGAADWARGERSRLTELRLRAVERRAELLVELGRAAEAVPDLDAHLTEHPWREESWRLLALALYRTGRQADALAVLRRARALLAGRLGIDPGPRLRRLEAGILAQDPDLDPPGEPADPAARLWARATEAYDRTVAAGSRARLESTVGLLRSLAVTGGGGLEAAREHRMTAVQAAEETGDAELTARVIGAYDVPANWTRSDDPALARRLVDAAERTLGALPEGPATEAARCRLLATVALESRGVRSPRGPRAAAEAEGIARRLDDPALLAFALNGVFMQSCTRAGLAPRRDTIGAELIALGARHGLVNYEVLGHLIRLQARSARADFTAADEHATTVDRLAERHERPLVAVFTAWYLALRRAATAGPSAGSHDSAEAAYRSAAARLDGAGMPGLERGLLHLALLGLRLAHGRPAEVDPGADWGPYRPWAEPFALLAEGRGTEARNALRALAEPPPDLLYEALCCAEAALALALDDRPALRRTHDRLLPASGELAGAGSGLLTFGPVDGWLGAIRRALEA; translated from the coding sequence ATGGAAGCGGTCACGTTCGGTGTGCTCGGAGCGGTCACCGCCCGGCGCGGCTCCCACGCCCTCGCCCTCAAGGGCCCCCGGCACCACGCCGTGCTCGCCCGGCTGATCCTGGCCCGGCGGCGGGTCGTCCCCGTCGCCCGCCTGGTCGAGGACCTGTGGGACGCCCCGCCGCCGCGGGCCGTCGGAGCGGTGCGCACCTTCGTCGGCGACCTGCGCCGCGCCCTGGAACCCGACCGGCCGCCGCGCGCCCCCGCCCGGCTGCTGGTCACCGAGGGACCGGGCTACGCCCTGCGCGCGGCGCCGGACACCGTGGACGCGTGGCGCTTCGAGGCCGCCGTCGCCGAGGCGGACCGGCTGCCGGCCGCTCAGGCCCCCGAGCGGCTGCGGGCGGCGCTGGGGGAGTGGCGGGGACCCGCCTACGCCGGGTTCGGCGCGGCGGACTGGGCCCGCGGCGAACGCTCCCGGCTCACCGAGCTGCGGCTGCGCGCCGTCGAGCGGCGCGCGGAGCTGCTCGTGGAACTCGGGCGCGCCGCCGAGGCCGTCCCCGACCTGGACGCGCACCTCACCGAGCACCCCTGGCGCGAGGAGTCCTGGCGGCTGCTCGCGCTCGCCCTGTACCGGACCGGACGGCAGGCGGACGCCCTCGCCGTGCTGCGCCGGGCCCGCGCCCTGCTGGCCGGGCGGCTCGGCATCGACCCGGGCCCGCGGCTGCGCCGCCTGGAGGCCGGCATCCTCGCCCAGGACCCGGACCTGGACCCGCCCGGCGAACCGGCCGACCCGGCGGCCCGGCTGTGGGCCCGCGCGACCGAGGCGTACGACCGCACGGTCGCCGCCGGCTCCCGGGCCCGCCTGGAATCCACCGTCGGCCTGCTGCGAAGCCTCGCGGTCACCGGCGGCGGTGGCCTGGAGGCCGCCCGGGAGCACCGGATGACGGCGGTCCAGGCGGCGGAGGAGACGGGCGACGCGGAACTGACCGCCCGGGTGATCGGTGCCTACGACGTCCCCGCCAACTGGACCCGCAGCGACGACCCCGCCCTGGCGCGGCGCCTCGTCGACGCCGCCGAGCGCACCCTCGGCGCCCTGCCCGAGGGTCCCGCCACCGAGGCGGCACGCTGCCGTCTGCTGGCCACGGTCGCCCTGGAGTCGCGGGGCGTGCGTTCCCCGCGAGGGCCGCGGGCCGCCGCCGAGGCCGAGGGCATCGCCCGCCGCCTGGACGACCCCGCCCTGCTCGCGTTCGCCCTCAACGGCGTCTTCATGCAGTCCTGCACCCGAGCCGGACTGGCGCCGCGCCGGGACACCATCGGCGCCGAACTCATCGCCCTCGGCGCCCGGCACGGCCTGGTCAACTACGAGGTGCTCGGCCATCTGATCCGGCTCCAGGCCCGCTCGGCGCGCGCCGACTTCACGGCCGCCGACGAGCACGCGACGACCGTGGACCGCCTCGCCGAACGGCACGAACGGCCCCTCGTGGCCGTCTTCACCGCCTGGTACCTGGCCCTGCGCCGGGCCGCCACCGCCGGCCCGTCCGCCGGTTCCCACGACAGCGCCGAGGCCGCCTACCGGTCGGCCGCCGCCCGGCTCGACGGCGCGGGGATGCCCGGCCTGGAACGCGGGCTCCTGCACCTCGCCCTGCTCGGCCTGCGCCTGGCCCACGGCCGGCCCGCGGAGGTGGACCCGGGAGCGGACTGGGGACCGTACCGTCCCTGGGCCGAGCCCTTCGCCCTGCTGGCCGAGGGCCGCGGCACCGAGGCCCGAAACGCCCTGCGGGCCCTGGCCGAACCGCCGCCCGACCTCCTCTACGAGGCGCTGTGCTGCGCCGAGGCCGCGCTCGCCCTCGCCCTCGACGACCGCCCGGCGCTGCGGCGGACCCACGACAGGCTGCTGCCCGCGTCCGGTGAACTCGCGGGCGCGGGCAGCGGGCTGCTCACCTTCGGTCCGGTCGACGGCTGGCTCGGCGCGATCCGCCGGGCCCTGGAGGCGTGA
- a CDS encoding PPC domain-containing DNA-binding protein: MRDGGGRAVAGLPVAGLPVPMPSVRHDERRPLSPAATLIGPARALEAVLAPGPGPGRPPGLPRPAPGTRRAMKWQQVQEGPSAVYVVVLDQGEDAVAELTAFARERSLGASQVTAVGAFSQAVVGWFDRQAKDYRHIPVREQCEVLSLIGDIAVADDGPTPHLHAVLGLSDGSTRGGHLLSGRVWPTLEVVVRDSPAELAKIHRPDIGLALIDPG; encoded by the coding sequence GTGCGCGACGGGGGCGGCCGGGCGGTGGCGGGCCTGCCGGTGGCGGGCCTGCCGGTGCCGATGCCGAGCGTGCGCCATGACGAGCGTCGCCCGCTGTCCCCGGCGGCGACGCTCATCGGGCCCGCACGGGCCCTGGAGGCGGTCCTCGCTCCGGGCCCCGGGCCGGGACGCCCACCGGGGTTGCCCCGGCCCGCGCCGGGTACCCGCCGGGCCATGAAGTGGCAGCAGGTCCAGGAGGGTCCGTCCGCGGTGTACGTGGTGGTGCTCGACCAGGGTGAGGACGCGGTCGCCGAGCTGACCGCCTTCGCTCGCGAGCGGTCCCTGGGGGCCTCCCAGGTGACCGCCGTGGGCGCCTTCTCCCAGGCGGTCGTCGGCTGGTTCGACCGGCAGGCCAAGGACTACCGGCACATCCCGGTGCGGGAGCAGTGCGAGGTGCTGTCCCTCATCGGGGACATCGCCGTCGCCGACGACGGACCCACCCCGCACCTGCACGCCGTACTGGGCCTGTCCGACGGTTCCACCCGCGGCGGCCACCTGCTGTCCGGCCGGGTCTGGCCGACGCTGGAGGTCGTCGTCCGGGACAGCCCGGCGGAGCTGGCCAAGATCCACCGTCCGGACATCGGCCTGGCCCTGATCGACCCCGGCTGA